The Symphalangus syndactylus isolate Jambi chromosome 6, NHGRI_mSymSyn1-v2.1_pri, whole genome shotgun sequence genome contains the following window.
gtcaggctggtctcaaactcctgacctcaggtgatccacctgccttggccttccaaagtgctgggattaaaggcatgagccatcacgcccagcccccatctttttcttacataaaatgAACATGTGGAaatagatttaaatgttaatttcaatAAGGTTAGCTTACTCCTTCCCTGAGATACAGGGAAAGCTAATCCTTTATTCCATTTCCTTTTCCCTGTCACTGCAGTTCAGGCATTAGTATTGATGGTTGATATTTAAAAGCAATTAGTTTTTCCCCCTAGTATTATTTTAGGTGAAGATTATCTAGGTCCTGAATAAAgaagtttataaatatttaaatatttagctaCTTTATATGTTCTAAACATGAGGGAAATTCATTATCTTCAAAACTTGAGACTATAATAGtccttatgattttattttattctgactATGGTGATCTCTTTAGAGTCATTTATTTTTCAGCAATGGGAATGACTGGATAATTCGCTATGGTAAGGACACATTTTCCTGGGAAGAACAGTATAATTCCTGTTATAATTTCATATAGCAGTATACTACTAATCTAATTAGAAAGAAAGTTTCCAATTCCCTTCTAGAATCACAGaacatttaaatatatcttcTTGCAGGTAATTTTTGCAAATACTAAATGCTGAGTATATACATAGTTTAATTTCTTGACCTTTGCCCAGACTATTTTACTGTATCACTTTTGTGGTTTAATACAGCTAAAGTATGTGCTATAACACTTCGCTTTGTCACAATCAGAATGACAACACAATCTtacttatcagatgctataaaaagCGGAAAATCTATATATTGCTTTTCTTAAGTTAGGCTAGAACTGATCCTTTTAGTAGAAAATACAAAGtggtaaaatgttttattaacttTAGACATGGGAGTACATTATTGTAAGATGTGATTGAGCAGCATACCAAGGAGATTTTCAACTTGTTTGGCAGAAGTTTTTGGTTGATTCAATAAATTCAACCAAACTGTTGATTTACTACTTCTGGCAGAAGTGAGTTTGctccccttttaaaaaaaaaaagtgaaaaaataaaaaaaaaaaagaaagagaaagatgaaatttCACAATTCTATGAAAGGTTGTTTTCAGTATATGGCAGACTGCTAGAAAGTGGTCTTTCAAGAAGCAAGAAACAGAATGAGAGGGTCAActtggaatttattttccttcaatgGGTTTTTGCTGAGGCATTGCTTGGTACAGCATCCTGTACAACcagaaaggcaaaaggaaaatagCTACATTCTCCTCTCTGTAGGCCCAGTAGTGatttgggaagatgagaaaaatgttaaCAGTATAGAATTTGTATCATACATGAGAGGAAATAATTTCATAGATTCAAACACAGGAGTAGGTCCTCCATcttctaaaatgaaattaaacccCCCGCACTTAAAGTTGAGAACTTGGTAAAGCTACATTATTGTATGAATGCAAAAGAAGAATACGCTTAATTCTTTATTATGAAATGCATCATAACAAtgtattctgtatttatttttcagttatagGTGATGCAACTTGCAAAACAATCCTGAAACATGaaacaagaataataatatttaaatataacttaATCATTATACCTCTTTATCCATCAAAGtgaattcattccattccctttcatctGTGCTCATACTTTGCATCAAATATTGGGTAAACCAAAGTGTGtaggaagaaataaatgttttcatagtCATTACTCTTTACAATGGGAGTGCTAAAATTCAAGCACATCTTTTTCAGAAGCTTTGTTAAATCAAATGGAGTATCCCAGATAGTTTTCACCTTCCTTCTGATTCCACGTTGCTTGACTCTGAATTTCAGAGCACCTCCTGTTATTCCAAATGTGCCTTTCCTCTGGGCCTGGAATGCCCCAAGTGAATTTTGTCTTGGAAAATTTGATGAGCCACTAGATATGAGCCTCTTCTCTTTAATAGGAAGCCCCCGAATAAACGTCACCGGGCAAGGTGTTACAATATTTTATGTTGATAGACTTGGCTACTATCCTTATATAGATTCAATCACAGGAGTAACTGTGAATGGAGGAATCCCCCAGAAGATTTCCTTACAAGACCATCTGGACAAAGCTAAGCAAGACATTACATTTTATATGCCAGTAGACAATTTGGGAATGGCTGTTATTGACTGGGAAGAATGGAGACCCACTTGGGCAAGAAACTGGAAACCTAAAGATGTTTACAAGAATAGGTCTATTGAATTGGTTCAGCAACAGAATGTACAACTTAATCTCACAGAGGCCACTGAGAAAGCAAAACAAGAATTTGAAAAGGCAGGGAAGGATTTCATGGTAGAGACTATAAAATTGGGAAAATTACTTCGGCCAAATCACTTGTGGGGTTATTATCTTTTTCCGGATTGTTACAACCATCACTATAAGAAACCCGGTTACAATGGAAGTTGCttcaatgtagaaataaaaagaaatgatgatCTCAGCTGGTTGTGGAATGAAAGCACTGCCCTTTACCCATCCATTtatttgaacactcagcagtctcCTGTAGCTGCTACACTCTATGTGCGCAATCGAGTTCGGGAAGCCATCAGAGTTTCCAAAATACCTGATGCAAAAAGTCCACTTCCGGTTTTTGTATATGCCCGCATAGTTTTTACTGATCAAgttttgaaattcctttctcgAGTAAGTAAATCAGGGTATGAGGGCTAGGAAATGAAATTCACAAAAGATGTTGATTGAAAtttaatattatctttgaaggGAGTGAAATCTAGCTTTTAATATTAGTCAGGAATGTGTACACAAGTAGTTCTACATTATTATATGAATGCAAAACAAGAATACACTTAATCTTTAATGTAATCTCTTTATCTCTTAGTAAGCAGGGAGAATTAGGTAGTATAGACAGTGTATgaactcagtttctttttttttctttcttaggccTGCTCTCTTTTCAATAGAAGTGATTGAAACAATAATAGTATCTTATTTGTTTTATAGTAAGGCAATGGCTGTGTAAGAGATAGAAATAGTGGGgaagtattaaaattattattattgggtCAGCATGCTTAGCTTTGGTGTTACTGTCCTATGTATAgcactttcatttcatttttatctgcTCTTTCTCTCACATTTTCCAGGATGAACTTGTGTATACACTTGGTGAAACTGTTGCTCTGGGTGCTTCTGGAATTGTAATATGGGGAAGCCTCAGTATAATGCGAAGTATGGTAAGTTGAATTGGtagaaaatagatgaaaatatttCTGTGTTTAATGTTTTTGGGGATTGTTTTggtattaaataagaaaataagtagtACTCTGCTTGGAATGTAGtaataggtgctcaattaatACTGGCTGAATCAAAATACATTTGTGTGGTGGTTGTAAGGCAGAAAATAGTATACCCATTTTCCAGTGGGGAAATAGAAATTTAGTGAATAATTGAATTTCTCTAGGCTATGTGACTATTAAGTAGCAAAAACAGGACTACAGTCTCAATTTTATGGCATGGTGTTTTGTGTCAGAAGATAGGTCCTTGTTCCTTTATTCTTGTTTAATTCTCTATATCAGATCTTTATCCCCCACCTTATCAACCTTCTTGACTCAATAGGAAAGCTGTTGTATGGACATTGCTGAGTTGAAgctgaattttttcttctctggtgGTTGTGGAAATACCAGTGATGAACATGCCATGAAGAATGCCAGATGAAACTCATGGCCCAGGGGTCCCACCTTAGGACCTCAGCGAATAGTCTATACTCCAGTAGTCTAAGAAAGCCTTTGAGAAGCATTATATTAATCTCTTGTTCTTTGGATAGAATAGACATGACatagtctttatttaaaaatactcaacaGCAGTTACATTTATGAGAATTTTTAAAGGTAATCTGCCTATTTTGCATAACTCTTTTGTCTTTAATTTGATCtctaatataaagaaataacagaaaatataagTTCAGAAGAAGGTATATGGCCCTTGGTAAAGTATTTTATGTGTCAGAAAATCATTGtaaaatgataattttctttagtaaattcttaatttttattagttGTTTCCCCAAATCCATAAACTCCCTTCTCAAATGTCCTATTACTTAaaaacttataaatatttataaatgctccatactattttcttttcttttttaaaaaaactgaaagctcCACTCTTACTCTGAGGAGGAGTGAATTAGGCACTCCTCAATGAATAGGATGACATGACATACTATTTAAGTGTCACGCTTGTTTTTTAATGGCACTTTAAGCTTAGATTCAAATTCTACTACTATGTCTCTCAAATCATCTTCAATATTATCCATACCAGAGACAGTTCTTCAACTTTTATATGATTATTTTCTCCTTAATGGCATTGTCCCAAAATTGTTCCCTATAGACTCTGTTGTATATATTTCTGCTAGCTTTCTCAACTTCTgatcattttaaataatagatCTATCATTACTTCCCCTTTTTTCTATGCCATTTGTAATCGATAGTCCTGGATTACTTGTCATGTTTTCTCTGATTCATTGACAACTTAAGAAACCGATAATTGCAAGTTTACTCGCAGTTACTGGAATTGAcataaaacaaatgcaaatgagccatttcttttcattccattttactAGATCTGGTGGTGTGACAGAGCCAGCCCTACTGCTCCCAGCTGAGACCTAATTGTTAAATATTCAGGGATTTTGTGAACCAGTTGTTAATCActgccattattaaaaattaaatgataaaaacttacaataaaaattatgttaaaaacagGTGACACATTTCAATATACCAATTATTTTACCTCATTTTACCATGATCCATGCTCTTGAGATTATTTACATCTTTTGCATCTTTATAAATGGAAATACTATGTAATAATGTGCTACTTCACACCATGGTACCATAATGTGTAATGGTGGTGTACTTGATTCCCAGATCTGCATTCAGTAATGTTTGGgaggtagcttgaaattggccatggcAGGAGTATTTACACTATGGATATATATACAAATGATAAGAACCAGGTCTTACCTATTACAGAGCCAATTTTAATGTATTTCCATAGACTACAAAGTATGCAGGTTAATGATTCTCAAGCCATTCTCATCCTTTTAGTACTCTTTGTGTAACCCTTGTCTCTGTGGAGTTGAGAAAGCAACTGCAATGTTATTTGAACTTGGTATAAATTCTCATGTCCCTTATATTGGGGACATAGTGTTGAAGAATATTGACAAAGTCTATGTACTCTTGGAACTTATGAGTACTTAAAAAGTACACAAGTAAGAGGCATATTTGATATGGTAAGTGCTATACAGAGAATTAAAACATAGATATGGAGAGTTTAACAAAGAAGGTATCAGAGAAGGGCATTGTCTAATTTAAAGCTGCCATCTGAATGAAAAGATGAAGTTAATTGTGTTAAAAATTAGAGGAAAGACCATTCCCAGCAGTGGGAACAGTAAATGCAGTTTGAAATGAACCTGCCGTGCTAGTGAAATAGCTACTATATCTAAGGTAGAATGGATGTGGGAAGGTTGTACAAGAGGAAGAAAGGGTTATACAATGTCACACTGTGCACACGTCAAGACAAGAAGTTGAATTTCATTCTAAACACCATTGAAAAATATTGGATTGTTAAGAAGATGGatggtgtattagttttctattgctttcaTAAAAATTACAACAGACTTAGTGGgttaaaaaaacagaagaaatttgTTATCTTGTAGTTCTTAGATCAGAAGTCCAATATGGGTTTCAATGGAATAAAATCAAAGTGACAGCAGGGCTGAATTCCTTTCTAGGAGAAGATACTTGCTCATTTGGGTTGTTGGCAAATTCACTTTCTTGTGCTTGTAGCAGTGAGATCCCCGCTATCTGGCTGGCTACTGGCAAATGGCTATTTCCAGCTTTTAGAGGCCAGTACATTCCTTAGCTCATGGCTCTCTTCTATCTTGAAAGTCAGCCAAGGTGGGTTGAATCTCTCTTACACTTTGAATCTCTCCTTCCTTCACTTCATCTTTCTAACCCAGCTTGAAAAGTTTCTATACTTTCAAGGACTCATGTAATTACATTGAGTCCATCttgataattcaggataatctcccctCCTCAAGAT
Protein-coding sequences here:
- the SPAM1 gene encoding hyaluronidase PH-20, producing MGVLKFKHIFFRSFVKSNGVSQIVFTFLLIPRCLTLNFRAPPVIPNVPFLWAWNAPSEFCLGKFDEPLDMSLFSLIGSPRINVTGQGVTIFYVDRLGYYPYIDSITGVTVNGGIPQKISLQDHLDKAKQDITFYMPVDNLGMAVIDWEEWRPTWARNWKPKDVYKNRSIELVQQQNVQLNLTEATEKAKQEFEKAGKDFMVETIKLGKLLRPNHLWGYYLFPDCYNHHYKKPGYNGSCFNVEIKRNDDLSWLWNESTALYPSIYLNTQQSPVAATLYVRNRVREAIRVSKIPDAKSPLPVFVYARIVFTDQVLKFLSRDELVYTLGETVALGASGIVIWGSLSIMRSMKSCLLLDNYMETILNPYIINVTLAAKMCSQVLCQEQGVCIRKDWNSSDYLHLNPDNFAIQLEKGGKFTVRGKPTPEDLEQFSEKFYCSCYSTLSCKEKADVKDTDAVDVCIADGVCIDAFLKPPKETEESQIFYNASPSTLSATMFIVSILFPIISSVVSL